One genomic window of Cannabis sativa cultivar Pink pepper isolate KNU-18-1 chromosome 2, ASM2916894v1, whole genome shotgun sequence includes the following:
- the LOC115719724 gene encoding auxin-induced protein X15: MGFYLPGVAPTKKFLRRSLSNSSKTTSNAVDVPKGHLAVYVGERQKKRFIIPVSYLSHSLFQELLVQAEDEYGYDHPMGGLTIPCREDMFVDLISNLNAS; this comes from the coding sequence ATGGGTTTCTATTTGCCCGGAGTAGCCCCAACAAAGAAATTTCTTCGACGGTCTTTGTCTAACTCGAGCAAAACAACATCAAACGCAGTAGATGTCCCGAAAGGCCATTTAGCAGTTTATGTTGGAGAGAGACAAAAGAAGCGGTTTATCATTCCAGTATCGTATTTAAGTCACTCTTTATTTCAAGAATTGCTTGTTCAAGCTGAAGACGAATATGGATATGATCATCCGATGGGAGGCCTCACAATTCCATGCAGAGAAGATATGTTTGTTGATCTCATATCGAATCTCAATGCTTCATAA
- the LOC115719723 gene encoding auxin-induced protein 15A-like, which yields MGFYLPGVVTTKKFLRRSLSSNSSKTTSSAVDVPKGHLAVYVGERQKKRFVIPVSILSHSLFQELLVQAEDEYGYDHPMGGLTIPCREDMFVDLISNLNAS from the coding sequence ATGGGTTTTTATTTGCCAGGAGTAGTAACAACTAAGAAATTTCTTCGACGGTCTTTGTCGTCTAACTCGAGCAAAACAACATCAAGCGCAGTAGATGTCCCGAAAGGCCATTTAGCAGTTTATGTTGGAGAGAGACAAAAGAAGCGGTTTGTTATTCCGGTGTCAATTTTAAGCCATTCTTTATTTCAAGAATTGCTTGTTCAAGCTGAAGACGAATATGGATACGATCATCCAATGGGAGGTCTCACAATTCCATGCAGAGAAGATATGTTTGTTGATCTCATATCAAATCTCAATGCTTCATAA